The Xiphias gladius isolate SHS-SW01 ecotype Sanya breed wild chromosome 17, ASM1685928v1, whole genome shotgun sequence genome includes the window CCTAGAgaagacaaatacaaaataaaaggttCAAGGGTCATGGTTCACAAACAGTACTTTTTTGGAGTAAGTATCTCATAAGCAATATGTAAGAACTTCTGAAGAAGCATCTGAAGTTGTATAAAACTTTGTAAAAGTGTGAGACTTACCAATAGTGGAGACCACAGTGCCCACAAAGtagaaagctccagaaaagtcCCAGCGAGGCCTCAACATGTCCACTCTGATCCCAGCTCCATTTGCCTCCTCATACTGCCGCAGCAGAGTGTGAAGGGCACCCAGGTTGACCCTATATCGCTGGGTGAAGTTgtccagctgctgtttccagAGGCGGCGGGCACGCAGCTCAAAGGGATGCTCCAGGGCTGAGAAGATGGCCGCCCCACATAATAAGTAGAGCAGGATGAGCCCAGCCAGCAGGCAGAAACGGGCATTGTCTTCATTCATGGGCGCCCttgggcagcagcagcagccaccagCAGCTCTCCTCTGAGCCAtgagcacagcagcagcagagataCACCGCTGCAACAACATGCACCGCTTCTGCCAGCGCTGCCaagtcacacactcacagttaCATATATCAGCCACCACACAGGAGACATACACGGACTATATGAAACACTTTTGGTTTACACACAGTGATATATTTGGCTCTAATATTACAttaggattaaaaaaacatctcttgGAGGAGGTTACTGAGGGCTGCTTTGATTGtttagaagaaaaatgtatgCATCTGAAGATAATAGcctgtaacaaaacaaaaaagacatataTTAGCAGTATGTTTACtaatttggaaatattttattaatttattttgcattctttttcatttttatttcccctcattaataaaaaatgatttcaatcacaaaaatttgactgaaaacatGCCAAGCTTTGGTTAAATCAGTATATAGTAAAGACATTCATCATAaggaaacatttatttcatgaaaacatttaGTACCTGGTGTCATTGACAGCAGCGTCCGTTGTCTGATCGCCGTTTCTGGTCTGCTGTGCTCGTTTCATGGATCTGGTGAACAATGACCAGCAATAGGAAGCCTCTTGAGTTTTTTTGTGCAAACTGAGAGGCTGTCTGATGTTTCATCTGTCAAATACTGACATCATCATTTCTTTGCCCACACCCTCCGTCTTCCAGCACACCCTGATTGGTGCAGTCatctcatcattttaaaagcGCTGTCCGTTTATTCAAGCCTTCATCAcaccaaaaaaattaacttcTCCTGCAAGAGCTACAAGTGACAAAAGGTTTGCTTTAAATAATTGGTCCCTAAATCACTCAGTGACATCGTCCAAGCCTGGGCTGAGGTATTTCAAGTCCAGATTGATCCAGATCTTGCCGCTCTCTTTTTACCACCACTTGGAtacccttgagcaagacactgaacatGAAACTGCCCCAGTCGGGGTTTCTGAATAGCCAACATATCAGGCTATAGTTGTACTGTGCAGCTTCCAGTCGCTCTGAGAGggctttttgttgttgctgcagaCTGTGTGGGAGGATTTGTTGGGCATGACTTTCagttcctctctctgttcatcCCTTTAATCTTGTCTGATGCTGCAGGCAAGGGCAGGGGTTCCTTCTGCCTGCCATCTGATGGCTGAatgacaggagaggacaggtgTGGAAGACAGAGAGCACATCTGACTTCATCTCACCAGTCAACCCTGCATCAGGTGCTGAACTTTAGAGTTTGATTCTGTTCTTATCTGTTCAGATTCAGAGTACTGCTTACCAAtcatttttacatgattttttaatgactgaaaataTATGTAAGTAGACCAGTATACATCAATGCATTCTTTTCTCTACAGAATTGCTTTACAGTGGATTGAACAATAACCAATTactaaacaataaatataatatttctttaaaaacagttttgagATCATGAACTTAATTTTGTGCTTCATGTAACACCcaaaaaatctatatatatgaatatataatcAAGGATTTAAACATGACATTGGCACAAACTCAAGACACATTTCTTGATCTTGAATTTAATCCTAACTCTGGtgcaaaaatagtgaaattaTTTCATATCtaatatgtcattttatatgTCAACATATATCAAGCCATGATAGAGACTGTTCCTATTCCTAATGTAAATCAATTAAGCTTTTAAAGCCTActaaataatgatgatgatttagatgcgaacaaataaataaattaaagaaatgtagaaaagagCAGTCCAATTTATAGctatatattttaaacatcattttaaGGACACAGTGTGACATTTTAACTGATCATCTCCAGCCAGAGAAGGTGGCCATTATAATTGCTAGTGCCATGTGTTTCCTGAAATAATGAGGAAGTCACTTCAAGACCGTAGGGTTGGATATCTCCTGCTGAGGCTGGAAACTGAGATTGTGTTATGCTCTGGTGCAGGGCAGGTGGGAGTAGGTCTAATCAATAGTCACAATGGGTTTTACTGTGCATAAATCACCAATGATCTTTTGACCAGACGtgatttgctgaaaaaaaatctattctggAAAGTATTTGCTTGATAACACAAATGCCAGCTAACAgttcatttttacaatatttattgttattgtaatcAACCACATACACCCTCATAGTTTTGCTCATTACTGTATTTTCCTATAGCGCTCATTCCCACAATTCTGACAACACAACTGTTTCAGAAGCCAATCAATCTGCAGTCATTCACCTATGAGTGCTGAAGGAAGTTTGAGAGTACATTTCCACGCACTTTTAGAGTGGCATTCAGGTCAGTGGCAGCATGCTGGCTAGTATATCAATGAGGTTGTCCAGACCCCACAGGTAGCCATCTTCTCGATTGCCCTCTACCCAGGGAGTGCGGTGGTCCAAGGTGAGCTGTGGCGGCATGGCCACTGTCTTTCCAAAGTCAATCATCCAGATTCCTGTTCTGCCTGTCCAGTCATGCACAAACAGTAGGGAACTGCCCACAACCTGCAGGGAAAATGACAAATCTACTGTATTGTCAGCCTAAGCCAGCCAACAAAAATGGGTTCAATAACaagatctgtgtgttttttcctttacaatttcaaattttcattaaTCTAGTACACTGTTCAACAGAACTATCACACAGCTAACCTCATGTGTTCTGAAGAAGTCAGATGCCTCCAAGACCTGCCGCAACTGTTTCAACTGTCTCAGATAACCCCACTGAAGGAAAAGATACAAGGTTTACAAAAGAGGAAGTAGCAGTAGAAGTAAACGAAAGGCAGAGAAGGTCACACTCACCACAATGTGTTTACTGGACTCAACAAAGTTGTCAAGTGCTTCCGTCACTTGCTCTCTGCTTTTGGTCCTTTTGAAGTTTGTGTGACATTCTTCATCCGCCTTCTACACACGAAATGTACAGATTACAGCATTTGAATGCAACATTTGTAgctacatttgtttgtttgtagcaACATTTGTTTGccaataaaaatagaaatttattggtgaaaaaaaaccaaactgcatTATACAAAGACGATCAGATGAGCAGCAGGTAATCCCTATATAGCAAGATGACTCAATCACCTGACAGAACCATCTTTGATGGGCCTACCCTGAATCCTTCGATGCGGAACCCCAGAGTTGTTGTGGAACTCAGCGTCTCCCTCCACTGCATGTACCTAGTTTTCAGCACTGCCCGCTGGGCTCGTTCCTGGACCGTTGGGGCCTCTGGGTCCACAGCCACCATCTTCTCATACATGTCGTTACGAGGCTGGGGCCGTTCTTGGGCCATGTAAAGCTCCTCCTCGAGATACGTGCTGTGAAGGATAGTGCCTCATTCTTTATTGTGACTGGAGCGTATTAATTGTAGACTTATTataactgtgaaaaaacaaagattcacagaggaaaacattCCTCTATCAAAAAACTACAAGGCCTCTTTTGAGGATTAGTGCAGCACTATATGAACCTCAAACAACTGCtctcactgaaaaaaactgcCCGGTTAAAACCTACCGGCTGCCCATCTTGCAGTCCATGATGGCAGGTGTGTTAAAATTGGTCAGCAAGTTATCCATCATGTTGTAATCATGCGTGTCCCGCTGCACCACACCGTGGTAGGCTGGAACAAAGGGCCTCAAAGTGTCCTTCATCAGCCTCAGGTAGCATTGTTGCTCCCTCTTACAAAACCTCTTCAGCAGTGTGCCATAATCCCCAACATGAAAGCTCCCTGTGACAAAAGCCAGGAAAAGACGGCTCAGAGGAATGGACACACAAGTCATGTTAAAAAccatatttatttcattacttacattgtggattttttaaaatcagaattaGACTCACTGAGGAGCAAAATGAAAGACAGGCGAGGCCAAATGAACAAACCTGCATGTCCGACCACTTGCAGCCACTGCTGAGGTTTCTTGGGAGTCATGGGAAAGAGAGACGAAGTCCCGCAGCTTTTGTATTTCTTCCATGCAGAACTCTGCATGGGAAGACAAAAAACCCTCCGCGATCTTTCTTCAGCACACGCACACTCAAAGTCACActcctgtgcttttttttttttttttttaatgtctttatgGACAGGCAGCAAGGACCTCAGACTTCAGACTTAGTGAATCAACTTTTTGCCTTATGGGTGAACGTCTCCATGGGAACAACCCTTGACTAAGCCATTGTGAAGATATGCAGAGGACACGGTCAGTTCTGGTGTTATACAACAGGTTTATCAAACATTTACAGGAAGCACTTGTTTTCTACAGAAAACTGCTACTGACCACTTAACCAAACAGTGGAAGGCTGAACACACAGGTGCTGACAATTATGAACATGCAAGTGGATTCCAggttttaaaattatgttaaaaatgtgtcaattatgatagaaaaaacaaacaaaacacagcttcaCAAGTATCAAGAGTTCCTTGTTTCTTTCTATTCATCAGATCATTATAAATTCAATACTTCATATGGTTAGAGGGAGAAACTGAAAGGTATGACTTTGTCACAATTCGTGACATTTTATGGAGCATATTATTAACTAattaacaggaaaaataaaagggagGTTAAATGATcgtaaaaaatgaaaatatttgctgctGTAAAAGGTACAGTATCATGTTACTTGAATACCTGCAGGATACAATGTGCATCAATAATTAAAGGCAtcacattatttattgtttacagGATAGCGGTGGCTGCTCTTCCTGGGGTCCATCAATGCACAcagataacataaaaaaatgtggacCTTAAAAATTAACATGAAGAATATCAAATGccgaaaacaaaacaaaaagatgaataGCAGAATAATGAAACAAAGTTTGGTATCTTTCTTATTGGTGGCAGATCATATAAAAAAGCATTATTCAAGGGGAGTTAGAATATCCTACTATTACATACCATGAAagttgcagtggtggaaagtaactaccACTACTCTACAATTTTAAAATAGCCTACTTTAAGCATTTTATGCTACTCTATACTTTTACTCTACATTTGAGAGGGAATTCATGTACTTTTACTCCAGTATGATTTTGACAGCTCGAGCTACTATAGTTAAGGTTTTACATAATTACACGTTTTTCATGATACATGTTTTACGTCTTACGTTGAGGTTTTACATGAACACCATATGATCTATCCAAAAAGCAGTTTAAGTTAGTGCCACTtcgaccaactacaacagtaaaatgctgcttacaaaCTAATGCAAGAGTTATAGTAATCCATTAATTTACACAGACCCCATTTTTTGCATGAtgactgcttttattttgcagtaGAATTGAAGAATCAGTGATGATTCTTCAATGATTCAATTTGAAgagcaggacttttacttaagaTGAAGCATTTACATTGTTATATTgcaacttttacttaagtaaagtatcTTCTTCTTTGGGGGGGTACATCGAATAATACAAAGTACTGATACTACGAAGTATTGCTTTGAATTTCAATACTAGTCAATACAATTATTTGGTGggaattaaaatatattcagaagTAGCCTTTTAATAATGCATTCACCTCATAAATAATGATGCATTTCTCCCCCTTGCGTGTTAGCACATTTACTAGATTTTAcacaaatctgaaataaaactgtGGTGTCGGCCACCCCTAAATTCTTCTAACACTATCAATTTTCAGCGTCTCCTTGCACCCTTGCAGTAACGTTACGGTACGggcagtgtgtgttcatgaccTGTGGGGAGCAGCGATGCGCCCAAGAGGCGGCGAACCTCCTTCAATAtcaggcagaggaagaggcagcAGCGACGCAGCAAAGGGACGAAGAAGAATTTAACGGTTCCCGGTTGTTGAACCGCTGCAACTTCCACTGTGCCGGTGGCTTACAGGGTGATTTGGACTCGAGCGTAGCACCGGTGAAAGGGCAGCCTGTTTAATTTAGTTCACCCTGCCAACTCACGGCGATGTGTTTCCAACGAGCAGCTATGTGCTAACAACTCACCTGGCCAAGGATCATTACCGCATTTAAAAGGTAACGTTAACGTGTTTTTGTATGGCGATTATTCGTACACTGAATAACGTTATATGGTGCACACATAGACAGGCTGGTCAGCTGCCCGAGAATCATATTTATTAACTAGTGTTACCCAGCATTAACTGAAGATCATGTCCATGCTAGCTAGCCTTAGCCAACGTCAACGTTACTAGATCGAGGGTGTTACTCGCTAGCTGACCTATtgacagagaaatgaaagataacgtggttaatttttttttcagaagcgCGAACCCTCAAACATAACGTTATTGTAGCTTAACATGCAACAGCCCCACCGTCtacaatgtttttatgtatgtacagtgaAAGATAAGGGTTAACACAGATTTCATGtcagtctctctcactctgcacGGGAGAAAGTGAAGTCAAGCGCGAAATCTTAACAGCATTCTAGCTCAGCAAGAGAGACAATCACTTAATGACTTACCTCTTAAAACCCAACTTAAGACATTTACTGAGTTTTCGACATATGTTATGACCCATCAaccagaacttttttttttttcagtaaaaaaataatggcacctttttaaaatgtactcagCTCGCTCGCTACCGCCCCTAGCGGTGTGTTTTGATAAAGACAGACTGTGTGAGGTGAGCCAGGTGAAACAGGGGAGAGAGCCAGAATAACGacatggacatttttaaaataactaataCATGTGGCAATTAGCTCACCCCTGGAGGCACCGTTTTGTGTTGAGAAATAATATCCATAGCTAGATTCATGATAACAGACATCCATCCTATAGTAGCTGCTATACcctcatgttttgtgtttttgcaacTAGGTTCTTATGATAGTGAcacaaaaaaagtgtaaaagtgaaTGCAAATCTGCACAAATCAAGCTAAATGAAGTACAAATATAATGCAGTTTCCAAAAACAATCCTGTGAGTGAAATGCACCGAGAAATGTACTACCCAGTTTACTGCTAAGCAGTGTGGTTTCCCAGGGTTGTTTCTCTCGGGCCATGAACCCACTAATGGACatattaaatacacagaaacatagCTTGACTTGTTTAATGACTGCTGTTCACAGCTTATTGTTGTCCCTGTTCAGATTTTCCTTTTGAACCTTTTTAAAGCATTGGGAATCGGGTTCAGATTTGTCCGGATTTAACAAGACGTTTGAGATGATCATGGTGGCTCCATCTGGTTTGAGGCTCTGTTTGGGGGAGGGCAAGTGATCTAGATTCTAAACCACCACCACACTAAAAGTCAACATGTGCTGACTCTTACCCATGAGCTCCCCTGTTTTTTGCAGACCATAACAGCTGCTGAAATCTAGTTTTCTTAGTAAGAACAGGGTTATGATGAGGCGTTAGGTCTTGTAGTTTGTTCCTGGCACCAGATGTATGTAGCTTTTTGACATGGCAACCATACAAAAGCTTGTAAAATGTCCACTACCATTACCCAGCCGTATTTTTTAATAGTAGAGGAGTCATTTGATTCCATTTGCTTGtaattcaaagaaaacatttctttcttctgcACAGACCGAGAGCAATGGAGGAGGGCTCTGAGGTGACGGAGGATATTGTATTTCGAGGGGTGGAGTTTTCTGTGAAGATAGAGGTGGACAAGGGTTTGCTTATGGTCGAAATCTCCGACTCAATGACAGCGGATCAGTGGAGGGGGGAATTTGATCCAGCATGTAAGTAGCATACATTTTATCATTGACCAAATGTCATAACAGGCACAAATAGTCCCACTcaccctgttttgtttttgatttgtttttctatttatttattcccccTCCAGACATTGAGGACCTCACTCGGAAAACTGGCAACTTCAAGCAGTTTCCCATTTTTTGTAGCATGCTGGAATCAGCTGTTAGAAAGGTATGTTTAAGGGTGCACTTAGACAGGTAGAATTAAATAATTTAGAAGTGGCACAAATGTATACAAAGTCAATAGAaagatgtgaacacacacacacacatacatatttgcTCTAGGCTGTGTGAGCTGAGGCGAGACTCCTTCATTCGATTTTAGTTTTTCCACTTGAGCGAAAAAAGTATAGTTATCC containing:
- the itpkca gene encoding inositol-trisphosphate 3-kinase C, producing the protein MTPKKPQQWLQVVGHAGSFHVGDYGTLLKRFCKREQQCYLRLMKDTLRPFVPAYHGVVQRDTHDYNMMDNLLTNFNTPAIMDCKMGSRTYLEEELYMAQERPQPRNDMYEKMVAVDPEAPTVQERAQRAVLKTRYMQWRETLSSTTTLGFRIEGFRKADEECHTNFKRTKSREQVTEALDNFVESSKHIVWGYLRQLKQLRQVLEASDFFRTHEVVGSSLLFVHDWTGRTGIWMIDFGKTVAMPPQLTLDHRTPWVEGNREDGYLWGLDNLIDILASMLPLT